A region of Pseudorca crassidens isolate mPseCra1 chromosome 8, mPseCra1.hap1, whole genome shotgun sequence DNA encodes the following proteins:
- the HILPDA gene encoding LOW QUALITY PROTEIN: hypoxia-inducible lipid droplet-associated protein (The sequence of the model RefSeq protein was modified relative to this genomic sequence to represent the inferred CDS: inserted 1 base in 1 codon) has translation MKHMLNLYLLGVVLTLLSIFVRLMESLGVLLESPSPGSSWTTRGQLANTESPTXFPDHPSRGV, from the exons ATGAAGCATATGTTGAACCTCTATCTCCTAGGTGTGGTGCTGACCCTGCTCTCCATCTTCGTTAGACTGATGGAGTCCCTGGGGGTCTTACTGGAGAGCCCATCTCCTGGGAGCTCCTGGACCACCAGAGGTCAACTAGCCAACACAGAGTCCCCAA GCTTTCCAGACCATCCATCCAGAGGGGTGTGA